One region of Triticum aestivum cultivar Chinese Spring chromosome 6B, IWGSC CS RefSeq v2.1, whole genome shotgun sequence genomic DNA includes:
- the LOC123133452 gene encoding uncharacterized protein, with amino-acid sequence MSSPRRRPRSSAAPPLDDDDLLAEILLRLPPQPSSLPRASAVCKFWRSLASDPGFSGRFRAHHRRNPPLLGWLVNNFCEVRFQPTPEHPNRVPEARFSFPIKASSRFWPLRCRHGLVLVSLSLQKASQRKLLVWDPITGDQHLLDIPPGFHIESISAAVLRYL; translated from the coding sequence ATGagcagcccccgccgccgcccccgctcctCGGCGGCGCCGCCGCTGGATGACGACGACCTGCTCgccgagatcctcctccgcctccccccgCAGCCCTCATCCCTCCCTCGCGCCTCCGCCGTCTGCAAGTTCTGGCGCAGCCTCGCCTCCGACCCCGGCTTCTCCGGCCGCTTCCGCGCGCACCACCGCCGAAACCCTCCCCTCCTCGGCTGGCTCGTCAATAATTTTTGCGAGGTTCGCTTCCAGCCTACCCCGGAGCACCCCAATCGCGTCCCGGAAGCCCGCTTCTCCTTCCCAATCAAGGCCAGCAGCCGCTTCTGGCCCCTCCGATGCCGCCATGGCCTCGTACTCGTCTCCCTCTCCTTGCAGAAAGCCTCGCAGAGGAAGCTCCTGGTGTGGGACCCCATAACCGGCGACCAGCACCTCCTGGACATTCCTCCAGGGTTCCACATCGAGTCAATCAGTGCGGCGGTACTTCGTTATTTGTGA